Proteins encoded within one genomic window of Paenarthrobacter sp. JL.01a:
- a CDS encoding SGNH/GDSL hydrolase family protein — protein MDFSARYVALGDSFTEGVGDDDPTRPNGVRGWADVVATQLALGNPGFGYANLAIRGRKLRQIMAEQVDAAVAMKPTLVSLYAGANDILRPRIDIDSLLEEYDAGIARLSATGATVLLFTGFDAKGSKVFSTMRGRTAIYNELVREIAENHGALLVDYWRFDEYDDWRMWGEDRMHMSTAGHLNMAKRVLDVLEHEHVMDVPELAPVRLLNRVETLKANARWIRESAAPWVSRRLRGVSSGDGLSPKYAELITPLP, from the coding sequence ATGGATTTTTCTGCCCGCTACGTGGCCTTGGGAGACTCGTTCACAGAGGGCGTCGGCGACGACGATCCCACGCGCCCCAACGGGGTTCGAGGCTGGGCTGACGTCGTGGCCACGCAACTCGCCCTGGGTAATCCTGGGTTCGGCTACGCCAACCTTGCCATCCGCGGGCGCAAACTCCGCCAGATCATGGCAGAGCAAGTGGATGCCGCCGTCGCCATGAAGCCCACCTTGGTGAGCCTTTATGCAGGGGCGAACGACATCCTGCGCCCCAGGATCGATATCGACTCGCTTTTGGAGGAGTACGACGCCGGCATCGCCAGGTTGAGTGCCACCGGCGCCACCGTGCTGCTCTTCACGGGCTTTGACGCAAAAGGCTCGAAAGTCTTCAGCACCATGCGCGGCCGCACCGCGATCTACAACGAACTGGTGCGCGAGATCGCGGAGAACCATGGTGCTTTGCTGGTGGATTACTGGCGGTTCGATGAATACGACGACTGGCGTATGTGGGGCGAGGACAGGATGCACATGTCCACCGCAGGCCACCTCAACATGGCCAAGCGGGTGCTGGATGTCCTGGAACACGAACACGTGATGGACGTGCCCGAGCTTGCGCCTGTCCGGCTTTTGAACCGGGTGGAGACCCTGAAGGCCAACGCGCGCTGGATCCGGGAATCGGCTGCACCGTGGGTGTCCCGCCGTCT
- a CDS encoding MarR family winged helix-turn-helix transcriptional regulator yields the protein MNQPRWLNADERRAWLALLSINTLLPSALDTQLQSAGKLSLFDYNVLAMLSETEGRYLPMSELAARTSASLSRLSHVVTKLQKRGWVERQAHPGDARVTVAHLTDAGMSTIVSLAPAHVESVRTLMLDSLTPDDVADLARIGEKIVARLDNNHWILRDS from the coding sequence ATGAATCAACCCCGCTGGCTGAACGCCGACGAACGCCGCGCCTGGCTGGCCCTCCTGAGCATCAATACGTTGCTCCCGTCGGCGTTGGATACCCAGCTTCAGTCCGCCGGCAAACTATCCTTGTTCGATTACAACGTGCTCGCGATGCTCTCCGAAACCGAGGGCCGCTACCTGCCCATGAGCGAGCTCGCTGCCCGGACAAGTGCCTCGTTGTCGCGGCTCTCGCACGTGGTCACCAAACTGCAGAAGCGCGGCTGGGTTGAACGTCAAGCGCACCCCGGAGATGCCCGGGTGACAGTGGCGCACCTGACTGACGCCGGCATGTCCACCATCGTTTCCCTGGCTCCTGCCCATGTGGAATCGGTGCGGACCCTGATGCTTGATTCGCTGACTCCCGATGACGTCGCCGACCTCGCGCGCATCGGCGAGAAAATAGTTGCCAGGCTCGATAACAACCACTGGATTCTCCGCGATTCCTAG
- a CDS encoding YciI family protein, translating to MFVVSLTYKVPDEIVDFHRPGHMAWLKAAFDDGIFLASGRRVPATGGVLLSKVDREALDASLGQDPFYSNGVADFEIIEFTATSVAEGYENLLDS from the coding sequence ATGTTCGTAGTCTCCTTGACCTACAAAGTTCCGGACGAAATCGTCGACTTCCACCGGCCGGGCCATATGGCCTGGCTTAAAGCAGCGTTCGACGACGGCATCTTCCTTGCGTCCGGACGTCGCGTACCAGCCACGGGAGGCGTGCTGCTGTCGAAGGTGGACAGGGAAGCACTGGACGCTTCCTTGGGGCAGGACCCGTTCTACAGCAACGGAGTTGCCGACTTCGAGATCATCGAGTTCACCGCTACCAGCGTGGCCGAGGGTTACGAGAACCTGCTGGACAGCTGA
- a CDS encoding SGNH/GDSL hydrolase family protein, with the protein MRGDFGDGENVRRRYVAIGDSFTEGVGDPSNVLPNGVRGWADRVAEKLAKAQSGWEYANLAVRSKRLRHIIDEQLQPALDMEPTLITLYAGGNDILDFGTDMEALLNDYELLVARLSETGATVVLFTGFDVKVSAVLEPFRRRNTLYNERVRGIASKYGAVLVDYWCFDAYKDSRMWAPDRLHMSKAGHKYLAAQVLDHLNVSHKISPKEWEPPSRLTLREWERRQRRWVNDWVVPLFGRKLRGVTLGDSLQPRWPQPVAVPRKGGLKKLVEDREAAQ; encoded by the coding sequence GTGCGGGGAGATTTCGGGGACGGGGAAAACGTTCGACGGCGGTACGTCGCCATCGGGGATTCCTTCACCGAGGGCGTGGGGGACCCGAGCAACGTCCTGCCCAACGGGGTCCGCGGCTGGGCCGACCGTGTGGCCGAGAAGTTGGCGAAGGCACAGTCCGGCTGGGAGTACGCCAACCTGGCCGTTCGCAGCAAGAGGCTACGGCACATCATCGATGAGCAACTGCAGCCGGCCCTCGACATGGAGCCGACGCTGATCACGCTGTATGCCGGCGGGAACGACATCCTGGATTTCGGTACCGACATGGAGGCGCTCCTGAATGACTACGAACTCCTCGTGGCGCGGCTGAGTGAAACGGGCGCAACCGTAGTCCTCTTCACTGGATTCGACGTCAAGGTCTCGGCTGTCCTTGAGCCTTTCAGGCGGCGCAACACCCTGTATAACGAACGAGTCCGCGGGATCGCCTCCAAGTATGGTGCCGTGCTGGTGGATTACTGGTGCTTCGATGCCTACAAGGATTCGCGGATGTGGGCCCCGGACCGGCTCCACATGTCCAAAGCCGGGCACAAATACCTGGCTGCCCAGGTCCTGGACCACCTCAACGTCTCCCATAAGATTTCGCCCAAGGAATGGGAACCGCCCTCGCGCTTGACCCTCCGTGAATGGGAACGCCGGCAACGCCGTTGGGTCAACGACTGGGTGGTGCCGTTGTTCGGCCGCAAACTGCGCGGAGTGACGCTGGGGGATTCGCTGCAGCCGCGCTGGCCCCAACCGGTCGCAGTCCCCCGCAAGGGTGGCCTGAAGAAGCTCGTGGAGGACAGGGAAGCAGCCCAATGA